A segment of the Neoarius graeffei isolate fNeoGra1 chromosome 5, fNeoGra1.pri, whole genome shotgun sequence genome:
acgccgagcaaaaacatggctgaatcctgaatgactcctatttgtatgaataggggactacatgggtggcaaaatgtattttttttccctccatggaagtgcacttgtataccgaggaagaagccatttgcattacagctgtgaatgaggattcaaaatggcggctcggctcggttttccctttggggcgctctcgttttctgttagaatttcatctcattatctctagccgctttatcctgttctacagggtcgcaggcaagctggagcctatcccagctgactacgggcgaatctgttagaatttggtaaagaaaaaaatattatttaccagcttaagctcggtccgtatggtgaaatatcgtgacctcggccttgaatactgacccagagggcctcgctcagtactttcaagacctcggtcacggtatttcaccatatggacggaccttaagctggtaaatagcgCATATATACGGTGTGTTATAGTAATGTTATGCGGCGTCACATgattatttttgtatatcttGCACATTCCAATTTGTTGTATTCCTGTTATATTACAGTGATTTTtgccaaggatttttttttaaatattaatgaAGCCATTATTCTTACAACTGTTGACTTTTCCCCCACTAGCTTCTTTGTTGAAACTAATaaggcttcaaaaaaaaaaaaaaagctcatgcTGACATGAAACTGGAAAGCAGAAAGTCCTCCGTCTTTGAGGAAACTTGCTGACTACTTTTACAAAGTACCTGTGACGGTGCAGGTTACTGTTCAGAGGTCAATGCAGtcaccttccataaatgttaaataaataaattgttcaatacagaaaacttcaccatatcaaccatCTTTGTGAATGACCTTgtcaaaattcagacttcctgGCAACTTATTTAATCATGCAGTGGtgttttactttaaaaaaaaaaaaaagttttaaagtgCATCACTGATTGTATAGACCAGTATTTGTACACCTTTAATCATGTGCAGTTTCCATATTCATAAATCTGCTGTTCTGCTAGAGGGACTGTTTGGCAGAGATGCGCACACACTGTCCACAGACAGATGATTCAGCTTCACTATACTCAGTTGGACAAAGACACAATGTACATTTAAAATCACATGTCCACTAGATGGCAATAAGATGCAGTCAGATTCAAAAGATCACGCATGTCTTTATGTAGCTCATTAACAGGTTTTATATTGGTGTTTCAGATTTGTTCGTTCTTCTCTTCTTACTtctgtttatttttaatttctcAGTCTTCGTGTACTTGGTAGTGAAGCAGAATGAAGTGTGATCTGGCTTGAACATAATTCCAGTTAAATGACCTTTAATATTTGTGGTTTGAGCTAATCATTCATCTGTTTGTGGATGTGTGGATTTCAGACAGCAGAAGCTGGCAGAGAGGGAGAGGCGTGCCATGGAACAGCAGAGGAAGAAAATGGAGAAAGAAGCACAGAGAATGATGAAGAAAGAGCAAAAGATAGCAGTAAAGCTTTCTTAACGTTTTGAGGCAGCactggacatttaaaaaaaaaaaaaacacaacacacacgATCCTCCACCAGTATCTTTCATCATTTTTATTCAACATGTCATCCCCCCCATGTCTCTTCAGTTTTATTGGTTTCCTGTATTTTCCCTTTTAATGTATAGAATCTGATGTACATTTTATTGAAATCAGTTGTAGTTGGAACAATGTTAATAATACACAGACAGAAGACCCTGGAGCTTTAGTGTGtttgtatttatatataaaaaagagaGTAATGAGGACTTTtgcctcatttaaaaaaaaattgtttttgcattAATTAATGCAACCCATTTATTATGCTTTCAAAACAAATTCAGTGATTAGCATCATCCTTTTGCTCATaattgtgatgtgtgtgtgagattgagcCACTACAGAAAGAGGCCTTACCACATggcatatactttttttttttttttttaaagggctgACATTTGCCTTCCAACAGAACACATTTACCTgagagtaaaataaaaaaaaataaaaaaaggaaatcGAACATCTCGGTAAATAAGAGAACATTTTGTGCTTAACAACCTGTTTTGGAAGATGGTGTGTATGTGGGATGGAGTGAAGGACTGAAGCCAATATTTAATATGGTGTGGGTGGTAAACTGTGGGTTGTCATGGAAACATGGTAGTTTTTGAAAGCTTGTAGTGTCATCCAAAGCGCATCATGTTTTATCCATCTTAAATTTAACAATTATTGCAGTAGCATATGAAGCGCCAGGTAGAGATGATTATTTCACACGTGCCATATGTAGCATGGTTAAGTTTTTTGGCAGCAGTGCTGCATGTTTAAAACCTGTACCTCAGTGGAACTTTTTTGTGTTTCAGACTGATTATTGGTTGAAGGTTAGACAAATGACATTTTGATTGATACTCAAAGCTGTACTACTAACGTGATTGGGCGGTGGGTATCATCATGTGCATGCAGGAATGGAAAATGATTGTTCTCATGAGAATTTTAGGGTGCAGGCAATAatgtaaaatgtttattttattaaaataatTGTTTCGGGGGGGAATTCCAAATGTCCAAGatgaatgccttttttttttttgcctttttttttttttttttgccctggaacTGGAACAAACAATAGGAGCTTATCACCACTAATTACTGTAACATCATGCAACAAATGTGCATTGTGTAACTTAACTAGTGGCAGCCATTTTCAATTCAGAATCCTGCAATTCAATGTAATagaggaaaaactaaaatacagacTTATTCTGCTGTTGATGCAGACAGTTAAATGTAGTTGAACAATGTTGTTTCAATTAAGTGTTCAGTACCTTCAGCTTGATTTTAATTGATCTTAGGCCTTCATTTTTCACCAGCTACATTTGCTCAAAGCTCCGAGTACAAAACCGAAGAAGCAAAATTTGGACATGAAATGTCTTACCTGAGGTATGTTGGAAATTTTTGTCACTTAAAAATTTCCCCAGGggcggggcacggtggtgtagtggttagcgctgttgcctcacagcaagaaggtccgagccccgtggccggcgagggcctttctgtgtggagtttgcatgttctccccgtgtccgcgtgggtttcctccgggtgctctggtttcccccacagtccaaagacatgcaggttaggttaactggtgactctaaattgaccgtaggtgtgaatgtgagtgtgaatggttgtctgtgtctcagccctgtgatgacctggcgacttgcccagggtgtaccccgcctttcgcccgtagtcagctgggataggctccagcttgcctgcgaccctgtagaacaggataaagcggctacagataattagaTGAGAAAAATTCCCCCCAAGCCATCCGTTTAAGTTGTTCACCATTAGACATGAAAGTTTCTCCAAATATTTACAGCACAGTGATCATAATTACATTCTGGAGACAATGTTCAATGAGCAGCTCTGCAGTACGTTTGGGAAATCAGGCCTAAGCAACAAATGAGACACCAGCCTGTTTCACAAGCAGTGTTTCCATTTTGTACGCACGCACACATTCATTCTTTCCCTGTAATAAATGTTtggatttatatttaaaaaaaagtgtttattggAGTTGAGGAAATCCATACTTTAGTTCTTGTCCTAAAATGGTGTAGTATATTAGATGTTTGTGTAGGTGTAGTGTCTCTGTAAATCAGATCTACACATGGACGTGGAAGCATGTTTCATTCATTTTGGTGTCATTTGCTAATTACATCCTCAAGCAGGCTTTATGTAAATGTCATAAATTTTGACTGCACTAGGCTTTCATATCACAGCTGAATGCCACATGAGCGATGCCTTGTTTAAATGATTTAGCTCTTATGCATTTTCAGAGCTTATTCAAGGTCATTATCTGACTAGTGGAATATTCCAGCCCTCAGGATAATCTTCAATCTGTTTCTGCGGTACCCCTACCCCACTGGAGTTAATATTAAAACTGGACTTTCCATTCAAGAAGAAAGGAGGGCAAGTGTGTCAGTTCATAAAATTATTTTGGCAGCTCATTTGAATGGAAGGAACAAGCATTACTGCAGGTACGGGGCTATTATTTTATCAAGACCAAATTGTCTTTTCAAAATGGAGGAGGTCTTTGCACTACTCTTCATGCTGATAAGGACTATATACAGCTTCTCAGATAAtacatgtattttatttttaaatgaagTTAGTTCTCTGAAGAGCTGTAATCTGAACAAAGAAGGAATGCTAccctttgagggttttttttttttaaataacatttgtATGATGGCCTGAAAAATGCTTCACAGGGTGAAGTTTTGACAACGGGAATTTTTGTCTATTTGCAAGAATTCATTCACAGCAACATCCAATGGGTTTTCCCAGACCCACTCAACTTCAGTAAATGCTTTATCCTTGTCAAGGCCAAAGTGAATCTggagtctatcctgggaacaAATGGACAGAAGGTGGGAAAACATGCTGGatggggatgccagtccatcaagGGCCACCATGCCCACATGTAATGGGATGATTGTAGCTACCGTAGTCTACCTACATGGCATGTTTTTGTGAGGTGGGTGGAATTGGAGATCTGACAAGGACACTTTGAGAACATGCACAGGAACTCCATACAGAgactaacccaagctcaggatcaaaccagggatGCTGGAGCTGTGACTCAGGAACTCTGCTACACCACCATAACAGCTGTTTTCCAAAACCGTCACACAGTGGATTATTTGTTCCCAAATTTCACACATGCATACATTTTGGGACACTTCCAGTGTAGCTATCTGCTTTGTTTTATGGACTgagcatacaaaaaaaaaagttcccttCTTAGTCTATTATTTTTGCCTTCAGCTAAAAATTGGAGCTTTACTTGCTCACACTATCACTATTGTCAGATTTTGGCTTACCATTTAAACCTGACTGCATGGACAAACAGTTGATGTCACTTTACAGCTCTCTCAGTCTGattgggaccttttttttttccccctagctTACATTTTAGTGCTCGCTGAAGATGAAATCCAGGTTACACAACAGTTATGCCCCATCTGGCAGCCTACGTCATTCTTGTATAAGATTGTCCAAATAACCGGCTGAGCCAGTTGCTTGTTTTTGATATTGTAGGATTGCATCCAACATCTATGAAAAGATACCTttatgtaaaacgtttgctttgtcTCTGGATGAGAGTTAACAGGAGCAGGATTAAATATTGTTAATGTGTTTCTGCTGTCAGCTTTACCCAAGGGACATTCCCTTCAAGTTTAAAGGTTTATAAAAGTAGAAGAGGTTTTTGTATGAGATGCAGTCACAAGGAAAAGGGAACAAGTGAGGGATTCAGGAAGAGAGACAGGCTAGAGAGTTTTAGATTTACATTTTTTCAGAGAGGTACTATATAGGTTTCTGGGAGATGCAAGTGTagctgtctgttttttttttgtagagtgCCTATAATGAAATTTTTCATTAACAAGAGACCATTAATTTACATTTCCAGTGCAGTACATACTTGGGATTAGCTATAATTCTACCACTGGAGCTGCTTCCCCCTCCCTCTCACCCATTCATTCAAACacatgttgccaggcaaaacaaacctcgcccagcagcacttattttacacCTAtaaatgttgataatggtaatatttctcaatcagcagcagtcaggttatagtcctatgaaaatccatgaccttgacatTTCAGTCACTCAAGGtcgaaaggtcatggtgccaaatgaaagcctatatggcacttcctataagttgataatggtaaatatctgtctaccaagttacagccctctgaaaatctgtgaccttgagtcttTCAAGGTCAAaagctcatggtgccaaatgGGAGTTCCTGTATGCTCACAATAGTAAAACATGTCTATAGGCAAccatgagttataatggaaaatgttattttgactgaaaggttgatctttccagtgaccttgaccagaccaaccccaaaatttaatcaggtactcTACAGACCAttacccacctaccctgaaaatttgaagtcagtcagtcaatccgtgcaaccatctagaccaggggtcttcagtcctatccacaaagggccagtgtggctgcaggctttcattccaaccaagcaggagctacacctgatttcacttgtttaatcatttcaccctcgtctccagtcaacaatcaagtgagcctccaatttggctgtaatgaaagcctacagctacaccggccctttgcggataggattgaagacccctgatctAGACAGTTAACAGGCACCAATTACAATACCTTGCCTTGTTTACTCCATCACAGGTGAGGTAACAAGCACCTTTTCCTAAAATGGTCACAGTGGATCTACAGTCTCTCTTAGGAATACTGAGCAAGGTCAGAATTTACACTTGATaggatgccagtccattgcaaGGTACCATAACCCCACCCAGCTCACACCTATAGAGAGAGTTTACTATAGCCAGCCCACTTACATGCATGCATTTGGGAGGTAGGGGGAAACAGGAAATTCTTATTTTTGTATAGAACTACATTACCTGTATTTCTCTTAAAACCTTTCTGCTCTAGCTGAGATCTGAAAGAACCAGTACAAATATGAATGGGGTAAGTCATGCTTTAATAAATATAACATCTAATACAAATGAATATTGCACATTGCTCGGCACAAAAGGGTCATATGTACTGTTGCATTGACTTaggagtcagcaaggtcacaaaactAAAAATTCTCCgctgctggagacattcacaaaaATGCTGAACAAGCTTTGGCTGTGGGGGGTTACTCCTTTGAAAATGAACACTACTGCCAACACCATTCCTTCACACAAGAAATGGACAGCACAATAACATGATCATCTACCCAGACAATCACATCAGGGCAATGAGCAATTCAACTtgagaaataaaagaaaatcaattCAAATTAACTTAAAATTATGGCAACTATATACAGTGCAAAGTGGCAGAACTGAAAATAAAGTGTAATGATATACAGATACGAACTATTTAAATCAAGTGCTCTAGTTAGCCGTGCTTGAAGGTGAAAGACCATTACACATGTGGCCCATAGGTGACAAGGCGAAGAGAGTGCAATCCCATGATGCAACAGCCACGGATTAAAGCCGCAATGCTGTACACTGGTGCCCCATCAACTGCATGGTGCTGAGAGTACAGCCAGGCCACTGTAGGCATAACAGGTGCTGCCACACCAACCAGATCAACCAAGAAGCTGTTGCTCCAGTGGCTTTTCCCCACCACAGCTGTACTAGCACTGCTGCAAGTATCCTTCATGCCAACATCCAGCTTTTCCATGAACCTGGGATCTGCTTCAGGTTCTGAACTTTGGGTTGAACCACCAGGGTCCTGTGGAATTAGAAATGTAGAAAGTGCAGAATTATCAGGAATGTGGTCCATCCCCTCAATCAGGTTGGGATTCTGGGCTGGAGACAACTCTATTGGTTCCTCTGCTTGAGGCAAGTTGGATTCCTTTGCTTTGGGTGACTTTTGGAGAATACTTGACACCCCAGTGTTTTGAAGCTTCAGCAGATGTAAAAGCAGGGCTTGGAGATCAGGGTTATAGAAGATCTCATCTGTTTGGACTGCCTTTTCACCAGAAGCATGTTTCTCATCAGCAGTGGTTTGACTGTAGATTTGATCTTTTGAGCTCATCACCGTGTCCTCAGCAGCACTCAGTGTCAGAGTGGACAGCCCTGGCTGGTTCATGGCACTACCATCTTGGCTGTAGTCCACAGCTGTGGACATGAGAACCTGCTCCAGCACATCACTCTGGTTGGCGATCTCATTACTATGCAGCCCACTGTCTGCTCCCTTTTCCTGATCCTCAACCTGAAGCTCTTCTTTCTGCTTCCCTTCAGAGGGTTTTTCTGGTGAGTCACATATGAAGTCCAGCGTGGGCTCATCCTGCAGGTTGGCACCGCTTTGCGCCAGTTCCATGCTATGCAATAAGGATTCCAGCTTCCTGTTCTGGATGTTGATATCAATGAAGTACTTTTGAATGCCCTTATCCTTCTCCATCAGACTGTTCTTCATGGTTTCAACTACTTGCCGTAGCTGTTTTATCTCCTTACGTGCCTCCTTGAGAGCCAGCTGAGCCTCCACACGGTGACACTCTTCCTCGATCCAGTCCTCACGCATCCGGCCCAGCTGGGACTTCAACTCCTGAATTTCAGACTCCCTGATGGACAGGCAATTTTAAAAAACACTACCTTTATGCTGATTTTGTGATTTGTATTTGGCTGAAGACAATATGCAAATGATAGGTCACTGGGGCTTACCGATCAGAAATTGTTTGCTTAGACTCACTGAGCTGGGTCTTCAGATGCCGGATTGTCACCTCTTTTTGCTGTAGAGGGGTCAGGTATTGCTCTGGATTGGGAGGTCTGATGCCATGATTGTCACCACATGAATGGTAGCTCCCTGGAGTGGTTCTTCTATAACAAATTCAGTTTGAGTCATTAGTTGTTGTAATTGTGCAATATGGATACAGAGCAAACATACACAGCT
Coding sequences within it:
- the sybu gene encoding syntabulin; translation: MGPFQEYKVKKSFGKDSTRSRIPRLVRQPLCPKDSQISEFPLSEDESKDCDISRNQNRTISRNSFSSDDTGCPSSQCPSPAKIRSGSDNSSLGSPIPVKSKAKVKRVRVNVGAECNGIIPKHKRDKQQSSILHRGSEADFSSSSSTGSFKSRGTTASNSTGKKNCLSRSRVLHIRNQPVFKPPGSPAAPCDAELYAPYKTPPKKSLSSCTNNSSSPTVRRTTPGSYHSCGDNHGIRPPNPEQYLTPLQQKEVTIRHLKTQLSESKQTISDRESEIQELKSQLGRMREDWIEEECHRVEAQLALKEARKEIKQLRQVVETMKNSLMEKDKGIQKYFIDINIQNRKLESLLHSMELAQSGANLQDEPTLDFICDSPEKPSEGKQKEELQVEDQEKGADSGLHSNEIANQSDVLEQVLMSTAVDYSQDGSAMNQPGLSTLTLSAAEDTVMSSKDQIYSQTTADEKHASGEKAVQTDEIFYNPDLQALLLHLLKLQNTGVSSILQKSPKAKESNLPQAEEPIELSPAQNPNLIEGMDHIPDNSALSTFLIPQDPGGSTQSSEPEADPRFMEKLDVGMKDTCSSASTAVVGKSHWSNSFLVDLVGVAAPVMPTVAWLYSQHHAVDGAPVYSIAALIRGCCIMGLHSLRLVTYGPHV